The Synechococcus sp. RS9909 genomic interval CACCAGCGCTGCCCTGCACGAGCTGATCGCCGTGGTGGCCCAGCTGCGCAACCCAGAAGGGGGTTGCCCTTGGGATCTGGAGCAAACCCATGCCTCCCTGGTGCCCTACGTGCTGGAAGAGGCCCACGAGGTGGCCGATGCGATCCGTCACGGCGATGACACCCACCTCAAAGAAGAGCTCGGTGATCTGCTGCTGCAGGTGGTGCTCCATGCCCAGATCGCCCAGGAGGAGGGCCGATTCGATCTGGCACAGATCGCCTCAGGCATCAGCGAGAAGCTGATTCGCCGCCACCCCCATGTGTTCGGCGATGCCGAAGCAGCAAACAGCGCCACCGTGAAGGCCAACTGGGAGGCGATCAAAGCGGCGGAACGGAGCGCCGACCCTGCCGGCGAACCCTCCGCGAGCCCCCTCAGCGATCGTCTCGCGGGCAAGGTGCGCGGCCAGCCCGCCATCGCCGGTGCCATGACCATCTCCAAAAAGGCCGCCGCGGCCGGCTTCGAGTGGGAGGCCATGGCCGGTGTGTGGGAGAAGGTGCACGAGGAGCTCGATGAGCTCAAGGAGGCGGTGGCGAGCGGCGACAACAACCACGCCCAGGAGGAACTCGGCGATGTGCTGTTCACCCTGGTGAACGTGGCCCGCTGGTGCGGCATCGACCCGGAAGCCGGCCTGGCCGGCACCAACCGCCGCTTCCTCGATCGCTTCTCCCGCGTGGAGGCCGCCCTCGGCGGCGACCTGCAGGGCCGCAGCATCCAGGAGCTGGAAGGTCTGTGGCAGCAGGCGAAGGCCGAGATCCGGGCCGAAGAAGCCTCTCTAGCAGCCGACTGATCCGCCAAGTTCCTGATCAAGAAAACCGATCACTTCAGCCCAAGCCTGGTCAGCCAACTGAGGATCCCAACGGTCACCGTCATCGCGCAGAAATGTGTGATTGGCTTCGTAAAGAAGTGTCCGATGAGAGAGATCGGGCAAGGCCTCGAGAGTCGAAAGAATCCCAGCCCGCGCGTCCGCCGGTACATGGGGATCCAGACTGCCGAAAATGGTGAGCAAGGCACCTTTGATCTCCCCTGCCCTCTGGATGCTGTCGGCAGGAGTCGAGCCCAACGTCCCGTCCTGCAAACCAGTGGGATAAACGCAGGCGCTCGCTCGCACATCGGTCCTGAAGGCAGCCCGGAAGGCCAGGTGACCACCGATGCAAAAGCCGAGAGAGCCAAGCCGTCGAGCATCCACCCATGGTTGAGCGCCAAGCCAGGCCAGTGTGGCCGCGGTATCGGCGTCGTAGGCAGCAATCGGTGTGTTGCGAGCGTTGTGATTTCCCCGCAGCCGGCCGAGCGCATCGGGCTCGATCATCGTTCCGATCGGTTCGCGACGATGGAAGATCTCTGGTGCTGCCACCACATAGCCATAACCGGCCAATCGATCCGCCAGGCGGGTCATGGGGGCGCCGAGCTGATAGATATCGGAGAAAAACACAATCCCTGGCCAGCAACCCGACGTCACCGGCTGTGCCACATAGAGCCGCATCAGGCTGCCATCCACCGTGAGGCCGACCGAATCACGAGAAATGCGCATGGGAGAAACCACCCGATCGAATGACCGTAGGAAGACCGAACGGAACTGTCAGCAACCGTGGAAAACCTCTGTCAATCCTCAAACGAAGGCCTGCCCTGCCGACGCCGTTTGAGCTGGCTGCGCTGTGCCTTGGCCTCAAGGCGCCGTTGCACCGCCGCCCGTCCGGGACGGGTGGGACGACGCTGGGGAGGGGGTGGCCTGAGCCCTTCGCGCAGCAGAGCCGCAAGACGCCCCAGGGCCAATTGACGGTTCTGCCATTGTGAGCGTTCCTCAGCCGCTACCACGCGCAGACAATCGCCCTCGAGGCGAGTTTTGAGGCGATCCTGAAGCCTGGCGCGACGGAACGGCCCCAACACACGGGACTGCTTCAGGTCAAACACCAGCTCCACACGAGAATCCGTGGTATTCACCCCCTGACCACCGGGACCGGAAGCACGAGAGAAGCGCCACTGCAGCTCCGCCGCCGGGATCACCAAACGCTCGTTGACGATGCAGTTCAAGGGATCAGAACTGAGCTGGACAAAGACGAAAGCATGACAACCCAACCACCGGCGGGTGCACTTAATCTAGAGAAGAGCCTGGCGGTGCGTTCAATGGCCTTTCAACTCAAGGAATTCTTTGCGCCCTGGCTCAACAGCACAACCGAGAAAAGATCGTTTTTTCTGGCTCACCCAAGGGAAGCCATGGAAGAAATCGTTGGCGTTCCAAGCGACATCGAAATCACGATTACCCAAAACAATCAGGAGATTTGGTTTCGCGCTTCTATCCCTAAACTGACGAACAACACAGCAGGATCGCTGGGGCATATGCGTCAAAACAACCAGCGCATTCTCAAGTGCCCTGTCTTAAAAGTCTCGGGAAGTGAATTCATCCAGAAGTACGAAAGCATTCTGATGGAGCACGGGATTCGCGTGCCAGATGATGTCATCGTTTCAATAGACAACGATGTCCAGGGCATGATTCATTTTGATGTGCGTCTTGACACCCTCTACTCCTGAAGGCCGATCTCTGACCTGACAGGAGACCTCCTGACGGTTTTAGCTGGACGTAGACCCTGCCACCCCCTGCATGACCCACAATGCCGCCCCCACCCCCGGCTGGGTCGACGAGCACCACCTCGGCGTTCGCTACGGACTGGAAGGCCGGGTGCTGGTGGAGGAACAGAGCCCCTTCCAGCGGATCACCGTGATCGACAGCCTGCGCTACGGCAAGGGTCTGCTGCTCGACGGCTGCTGGATGACGGCCGAGCGCCAGGAACGGCACTATCACGAATCTCTGGTTCACCCCGCCCTCTGCAGCGCCGCCCAGATCGAACGGGTGCTGGTGATCGGCGGCGGCGATGGCGGCACCGCCCGCGAGTGCCTGCGCCACCCGGGCGTTCAGCACCTCGACATGGTGGAAATCGATGGACGGGTGGTGAAACTGAGTCAGCAACACCTGCCCTCCATCGGTGGCGGTTGCTGGCAGGACCGCCGTTTTCACCTCACCGTGGGCGACGGCATCGCCTGGGCCGCCAACGCTCCAACCGCCAGCTACGACGTGGTGCTCGTGGATGGCTCTGATCCCGCCGGTCCGGCCGAGGGCCTGTTCAACCGCGCCTTTTTCGAGCAGTGCCGGCGCATCCTCAAACCCGGTGGCGTGTTCGCCACCCAGAGCGAGTCACCGGAGGCCTTCCGCCAGGTGCACATCGACACGGTGACGGTGATCCGCGAGGTGTTCGGCCACGCCGATCCGATGTACGGCTGGGTGCCGATGTATCCGAGCGGCTGGTGGAGCTGGACCTTTGCCGCCACCGACAGTCGCCGCTACCTGAATCCGGATCCCTGCCGCGCCGCCGCCGTGGCCGAGGGCTGCGAGATCTGGAGCCCCCGCTGGCAACGCGGCGCGTTTGATGCGATTCCCGCCGCGATCGAGCGGGCACTGAACGCCTGAGGCCATGACCTACCGCCCACGCTTCGACACCGACGGCGCCATCTTCATGGGCTCCAGGCGCGACCCCGGCGGCTGCCGCGTCGGCCTGTTCGGTGTGCCCTACGACGGCACCACCTCCTTCCGCCCCGGCACCCGCTTCGGGCCGGCCGCCATTCGGGAGGTGAGTTCGGGCCTGGAAACCTATTGCCCCCAGCTGGACTTAGACCTGGAGGCGATGGCCTTCGCCGATCTGGGTGCTGTCGACATTCCCTTTGGCGATCCGGAGCCGGTGGTGGAGGCGGTCAAGCAGGCCACCGACGCCGTGCTCTCCCTGGGGCTCAAACCGCTGATGCTCGGCGGTGAGCACTCGATCAGTTCCGGCGCCGTGGCGGCGGTGGCGGATAAGCATCCCGATCTGGCGCTGGTGCAGCTCGATGCCCACGCCGACCTGCGCCACGACTGGCTGGGTGCCCACCACAGCCATGCCTGCGCCATGCGCCGCTGCCTCGAGGTGCTGCCCAGTCAGCAGCTGCTGCAGCTTGCCATCCGCAGTGGCACCCGTGAGGAGTTCCTGGAGCTCCGTCAAACCGGACGCCTGATCGCCCGCGAGCGGATGCTCGAGGCCCTGCAACCGCTGCGGGGGATTCCCCTCTACCTCACCGTCGATCTCGACTGGTTTGATCCAGCGGTGATGGCCGGCACCGGAACCCCTGAACCCGGCGGCTTCCTCTGGAGCGACTTCGCCGAGCTGGTGGCGGAACTGAGTCACCACAACCTGGTGGCAGCCGATGTGGTGGAACTGGCACCCCAGCTGGATCCCTCGGGCGTGAGCAGCGTGTTGGCGAGCAAGGTGGTGCGGAGCCTGCTCATGCTGCTGCATCAGTAGTAGTGGCAGGCATCGAGCCGCTGCTCCCGCAGGCGGGTGTGCTGCCGCCCGAGCAGGCTGATCACCATGGTGGGGTGGCGGTGGATCAGCTCCAGAAAGGTGTTGCGAGGAAGACGCACCACTGAAACGGGAGTCAGCGCCCTGGCCTCGCGGCTGTGATGCAGCCGCTGGCGACCCAGATCCTCGAAAAAGAACACCTCGCCTCGGCTGTAACGCAGCCGCCCATCGAGCGGGGCGGACAGCTCCACCAGGCCCTGGTCGAGGGCATACACCGCCTTGACCCTCTCGCCACGACGGAAGAGCACACCGCCGGTGGGAAAGGTGAGCCGATCGGCGTGATCGTGTTCGGCGATCAACTCCACCGGCGATGGCAGGGTGCTGGTGGCGATCAACGCGTCAGGGTTCATGGACGAACCCCCATCCTCACGAACGCGCCGACTGGGCGGGGTCGCATGGAGCACAGAGCCCCACGGTGCATCGATTTTTTTGCTTTTCTTCAGGATTCCGGCTCATCCCTCCACTCCTGCTGCCACCGGCACGGGGCGCTGATCGAGTTCCAACTGCACATCAGCCCGAACACCTGGTGGCTCCAACGCCTGCAACCGGGGCAATTCGGGAGGCCTGGCCGTCCAGTGATGACACCAGGCCACGCGTGCCAGTTCCGCATGCACCGGTAACCGCCGCAAGCGACACCAGCCCCCCTCCGCCGCCGCAGCCAACCCACTCGCGGCGCAATGGAGACAGCTGTGGCAGCAGACGTCAGCCAAGCGGAAGACTCGGGAGCACCCAGGGTAAGGACGGTCAAAAAAGCGAACCAGTCGAAGCCACAAATCTGCGCCTTTACTTCCACTTTCAGACGCCAGCGGGCGGCAATCCATAGGATCGCCGCACACCGCATCAACGGCTGAATGGACCTGAAGCGCACGCCCCTGCACGACCTCTGTCTGGCGGCCGGGGCTCGCATGGTTCCCTTCGCGGGCTGGGAGATGCCCCTGCAATTCTCCGGTCTGCTGGCGGAGCACCGGGCTGTCCGCGAGGCGGCGGGCCTGTTCGACATCTCCCATATGGGCGTGGTGCGCCTGGACGGGACCAACCCCAAGGATGCGCTCCAAGGGCTGGTGCCAAGCGACCTGCACCGGATCGGGCCTGGCCAGGCCTGCTACACCGTGCTGCTCAACGCCAACGGCGGCATTCTCGACGATCTGATCGTGTACGACCTCGAGGATGGCGCCCTTCTCCTGGTGATCAATGCGGCCTGCGCAGCCCGTGACACCGCCTGGTTGCGCGACCACCTGGAACCGGCCGGGATCCACCTCAGCGATGTCAAAGGGGATGGCCTCCTGCTCGCCCTGCAGGGACCGGAGGCCAGGCAACATCTCGAAGCATTGTCCGGTAACGATCTGCAGGAACTGCCACGCTTCGGCCACCGCTGGCTACAGATCAGCGGCCTGACACCCGAGCCCACCCGGGTGCTGGCAGCACGCACGGGTTACACGGGTGAAGACGGTTTTGAACTGCTGCTGCCGCGCGAAGCGGGTCGGGCCCTCTGGTCACAGCTCCTGGAGCGGGGGGTGCGCCCCTGCGGGCTGGGTGCACGCGACAGCCTGCGCCTGGAAGCGGCGATGCATCTCTATGGTCAAGACATGGATCAGAACACCAGCCCCCTGCAAGCGGGGCTCGGCTGGCTGGTGCACCTGGAGAACCCGGTGCCGTTCATCGGCCGCGATGCCTTGGAGCGAGAGGT includes:
- a CDS encoding Crp/Fnr family transcriptional regulator codes for the protein MNPDALIATSTLPSPVELIAEHDHADRLTFPTGGVLFRRGERVKAVYALDQGLVELSAPLDGRLRYSRGEVFFFEDLGRQRLHHSREARALTPVSVVRLPRNTFLELIHRHPTMVISLLGRQHTRLREQRLDACHYY
- the speB gene encoding agmatinase; this encodes MTYRPRFDTDGAIFMGSRRDPGGCRVGLFGVPYDGTTSFRPGTRFGPAAIREVSSGLETYCPQLDLDLEAMAFADLGAVDIPFGDPEPVVEAVKQATDAVLSLGLKPLMLGGEHSISSGAVAAVADKHPDLALVQLDAHADLRHDWLGAHHSHACAMRRCLEVLPSQQLLQLAIRSGTREEFLELRQTGRLIARERMLEALQPLRGIPLYLTVDLDWFDPAVMAGTGTPEPGGFLWSDFAELVAELSHHNLVAADVVELAPQLDPSGVSSVLASKVVRSLLMLLHQ
- the arfB gene encoding alternative ribosome rescue aminoacyl-tRNA hydrolase ArfB produces the protein MNCIVNERLVIPAAELQWRFSRASGPGGQGVNTTDSRVELVFDLKQSRVLGPFRRARLQDRLKTRLEGDCLRVVAAEERSQWQNRQLALGRLAALLREGLRPPPPQRRPTRPGRAAVQRRLEAKAQRSQLKRRRQGRPSFED
- the mazG gene encoding nucleoside triphosphate pyrophosphohydrolase, whose amino-acid sequence is MAADSATSAALHELIAVVAQLRNPEGGCPWDLEQTHASLVPYVLEEAHEVADAIRHGDDTHLKEELGDLLLQVVLHAQIAQEEGRFDLAQIASGISEKLIRRHPHVFGDAEAANSATVKANWEAIKAAERSADPAGEPSASPLSDRLAGKVRGQPAIAGAMTISKKAAAAGFEWEAMAGVWEKVHEELDELKEAVASGDNNHAQEELGDVLFTLVNVARWCGIDPEAGLAGTNRRFLDRFSRVEAALGGDLQGRSIQELEGLWQQAKAEIRAEEASLAAD
- the speE gene encoding polyamine aminopropyltransferase, coding for MTHNAAPTPGWVDEHHLGVRYGLEGRVLVEEQSPFQRITVIDSLRYGKGLLLDGCWMTAERQERHYHESLVHPALCSAAQIERVLVIGGGDGGTARECLRHPGVQHLDMVEIDGRVVKLSQQHLPSIGGGCWQDRRFHLTVGDGIAWAANAPTASYDVVLVDGSDPAGPAEGLFNRAFFEQCRRILKPGGVFATQSESPEAFRQVHIDTVTVIREVFGHADPMYGWVPMYPSGWWSWTFAATDSRRYLNPDPCRAAAVAEGCEIWSPRWQRGAFDAIPAAIERALNA
- the gcvT gene encoding glycine cleavage system aminomethyltransferase GcvT; protein product: MDLKRTPLHDLCLAAGARMVPFAGWEMPLQFSGLLAEHRAVREAAGLFDISHMGVVRLDGTNPKDALQGLVPSDLHRIGPGQACYTVLLNANGGILDDLIVYDLEDGALLLVINAACAARDTAWLRDHLEPAGIHLSDVKGDGLLLALQGPEARQHLEALSGNDLQELPRFGHRWLQISGLTPEPTRVLAARTGYTGEDGFELLLPREAGRALWSQLLERGVRPCGLGARDSLRLEAAMHLYGQDMDQNTSPLQAGLGWLVHLENPVPFIGRDALEREVEQGSERRLVGLRLEGRAIPRHGYPILHDGQPVGTITSGGWSPTLEAGIGLGYVSRSLARAGTDLAVEIRGQQQPATVVKRPFYRRPG
- a CDS encoding dienelactone hydrolase family protein, which encodes MRISRDSVGLTVDGSLMRLYVAQPVTSGCWPGIVFFSDIYQLGAPMTRLADRLAGYGYVVAAPEIFHRREPIGTMIEPDALGRLRGNHNARNTPIAAYDADTAATLAWLGAQPWVDARRLGSLGFCIGGHLAFRAAFRTDVRASACVYPTGLQDGTLGSTPADSIQRAGEIKGALLTIFGSLDPHVPADARAGILSTLEALPDLSHRTLLYEANHTFLRDDGDRWDPQLADQAWAEVIGFLDQELGGSVGC